A genome region from Bombus terrestris chromosome 10, iyBomTerr1.2, whole genome shotgun sequence includes the following:
- the LOC100650047 gene encoding serine/arginine repetitive matrix protein 1 isoform X3 yields the protein MQINLTGFLNGRNARSFMGELWDLLVSAQESVTGIPEAFLQQKKDQIKKRLEEQEKLQASLAEKEKEKEREKEKDEAESKIKKEEKERGSSKERRRDRSRDRDRDRKRSRSRDRHRDRDRSSRKRRSSSRSPSKNSLKDNGKDMTEIKVEREDSPQPENAIPLMPVKTKPEAAVAISRLQAKLMSIADGKKKNNRTPSPESLEKAKKSRSRSKSPISRSKKSRSKSPSRDSKTRRSRSPASKSRRSRSKSRSRRSRSRSKSRRSKSRSQDRSKSRRTKSKSPRSHSRSRSRSKKSRSKSIDRSKSRKSRSDSSDSRSSKSRSKSPDKRKDTLDSNRKRDASTSSSTESEEEKGAKDKNDFEIRKKKDGVQAKRSYRKTNKDDSGSDSDSSRERKSVPKRRSPTPRKDRGRSKDRDRSRDRSRDRSRDRSRDRSRDRNRRRSIDRERERRRERERERERERLDRYSGSRSMRPPSVRRAPSRRRSPPRRSPARYRRRSPSPGDRRRRRSLDRRRRSSERRDRRRSPDRRDSRRRSPDGRDRSLRYDRSSSRDRSSRRDRSRDRDRRDRDRRSRSRDRRSRSKDQRSSVDHSRDGKRSPDRSRDAKEKTKDKKVDEKIKRSTDTGSRKELRNGRSKSSSSESSESSSSSNEDEVTRKSLERKSSQEKRERERDREHADEKRKEKEKPIKEESIKRPEKDIKKAEPVNIKKPDLSVSPKKLQSATLPVTRHRFSKSLSRTPSPFKKTEDIIAAVKIKQPSKEDNKEGSPKEESSFSSADTFPLKKDEKSIKSIKTTSEDKKSGQKSSEPVLLKKPAEVIKKSKREKRDGSTDSNDSESEGKKRSKKLEKSKKSRKASTDEEKSDKCGSSSDSEEERKHAEKTKKIRDSNRGDSLDERTKDRKDSRKREMNENESRKRPKKELEEETKKSKRSRKDSSSGDEEQKIKRNKSEDDRSRLRKSKKDSSSDDEPKKTRKRRDSSSEDEKSRTRKSRKDSTSEDEGKVRLKKSKRDSSTDDEEIGEKDAKKKRKADDSSDEEKVKKKRKKKTKTSTSESEESEVEEKKKKKDKKHKKHKKHKKHRKHKKKKVADSDESDVSEGNTEELEKKLREKALKSMKKGHSIEGSD from the exons ATGCAGATCAACCTCACTGGCTTTCTGAATGGAAGAAATGCTCGATCTTTCATGGGTGAACTATGGGACCTCTTGGTCTCTGCTCAAGAAAGTGTAACGGGCATTCCAGAGGCTTTCTTGCAACAAAAGAAAGATCAAATAAAAAAGCGTTTg GAAGAGCAGGAGAAACTCCAAGCTTCTTTGgcggagaaagaaaaggaaaaggaaagagagaaagaaaaagatgaagCCGAAagcaagataaaaaaagaagagaaagaacgtGGTTCTTCGAAGGAGCGTCGAAGAGATCGAAGTAGAGATCGTGATAGAGACAG aaaaagaagtcgatcgAGAGATCGACACAGGGATCGTGACAGATCGAGCCGCAAAAGACGATCTTCTTCAAGATCGCCTAGTAAAAATTCGCTTAAAGACAACGGAAAAGATATGACTGAAATTAAAGTCGAACGAGAAGATTCGCCACAACCTGAAAATGCTATACCGCTCATGCCAGTTAAGACAAAACC GGAAGCCGCTGTTGCGATATCGCGATTACAAGCTAAATTAATGAGCATTGCTGatgggaaaaagaaaaacaatcgTACTCCATCTCCTGAATCATtagaaaaagcaaaaaaatCTAGATCTAGATCAAAATCACCTATAAGCCGCTCCAAAAAATCTAGATCCAAATCGCCCAGTCGAGATTCAAAAACACGTCGTTCTCGATCACCGGCATCTAAGTCGAGGCGATCAAGATCTAAGTCAAGATCAAGACGATCTAGGTCTAGGTCAAAGTCTAGAAGATCCAAATCCAGGTCGCAAGATCGCTCGAAATCGAGACGTACAAAGTCCAAGTCTCCAAGATCGCATTCGAGATCTCGTTCACGATCTAAAAAATCAAGATCGAAAAGCATTGATAGAAGTAAGTCTAGAAAATCGAGATCCGATTCAAGCGATTCAAGATCATCAAAATCTCGTTCGAAGTCACCGGATAAGAGAAAGGATACTCTCGATTCCAACAGGAAACGAGATGCAAGTACAAGCAGTAGCACCGAatcagaagaagaaaaaggagcgaAAGATAAAAATGACTTCGAAattagaaagaagaaagatggaGTTCAGGCAAAGAGATCATATAGGAAAACAAATAAGGATGACAGTGGTAGTGACAGTGACTCGAGTCGAGAAAGGAAATCAGTTCCTAAGCGAAGGAGTCCAACGCCACGAAAAGATAGAGGTCGATCAAAGGACAGAGATAGATCGCGAGATAGATCACGCGATAGATCACGGGATAGGTCTCGGGATAGATCTCGAGATAGGAATAGAAG AAGATCCATAGACAGAGAAcgtgaaagaagaagagaacggGAGCGAGAAAGGGAACGGGAGAGATTGGATAGATACAGCGGCAGTCGCAGCATGCGACCTCCATCTGTGCGCAGAGCACCTAGTAGACGCAG AAGCCCTCCTCGGAGAAGCCCGGCACGATATCGTCGCAGATCACCAAGTCCCGGAGATAGGCGCCGAAGAAGATCTCTCGATCGAAGACGAAGATCATCGGAAAGAAGAGACAGACGTCGATCTCCGGATCGTCGTGATAGCAGACGTCGTTCGCCAGACGGACGGGACCGATCCCTCAGGTACGATAGATCTTCCTCTCGTGACAGATCGAGTAGGCGAGACCGTTCCAGAGACAGGGACAGAAGGGATAGAGATAGAAGATCTAGATCTAGGGATCGTAGGTCTAGATCAAAAGATCAAAGATCATCGGTGGATCATTCGAGAGATGGAAAACGATCTCCCGATCGCTCAAGAGATGCTAAGGAGAAGACAAAGGACAAGAAAGtggatgaaaaaattaaaagatcaaCTGATACGGGATCGCGAAAAGAATTACGAAACGGAAGGTCTAAGTCAAGTAGCTCGGAAAGTAGCGAAAGTAGTTCCTCTAGCAATGAGGATGAAGTGACCAG AAAGTCACTAGAGCGGAAATCGTCTCAAGAAAAACGAGAACGTGAGAGGGATCGTGAACACGCAGATGAGAAACGTAAAGAAAAGGAGAAGCCTATCAAGGAGGAATCCATCAAACGACCAGAAAAGGACATCAAGAAAGCTGAACCTGTGAACATCAAGAAACCAGATCTCAGCGTTTCTCCTAAAAAACTTCAATCTGCTACGCTTCCTGTAACTAGACACAGG TTTTCGAAGAGTTTATCTCGAACGCCGTCTCCGTTTAAAAAGACTGAAGACATCATAGCAGCAGTTAAAATCAAACAACCATCGAA AGAAGATAACAAAGAGGGATCACCAAAAGAAGAATCAAGCTTTTCATCTGCGGATACGTTCCCGCTAAAAAAGGATGAAAAATCGATCAAATCAATCAAAACTACATCCGAGGACAAGAAATCAGGTCAAAAATCGTCAGAGCCAGTTCTCTTGAAAAAGCCAGcagaagtaataaaaaaatcgaAGAGGGAAAAACGCGATGGTTCTACAGATTCAAATGATAGTGAAAGCGAAG GTAAGAAAAGATCAAAAAAGTTAGAGAAGTCCAAGAAATCCAGGAAAGCTTCCACGGATGAAGAGAAGTCAGACAAATGTGGTTCTAGTTCAGATTCTGAAGAGGAAAGAAAGCACGCAGAGAAAACCAAAAAAATTAGAGACTCGAATCGAGGCg ATTCATTAGATGAACGTACAAAAGACAGAAAAGATAGCAGAAAACGGGAAATGAACGAGAACGAATCTCGTAAGCGACCGAAAAAAGAGTTAGAAGAGGAAACGAAGAAATCAAAAAGATCTAGGAAAGATTCCTCTTCGGGAGATGAGGAacagaagataaaaagaaataaaagtgaAGACGATAGGTCCAGATTACGAAAATCCAAAAAAGATTCTAGTTCGGACGATGAGCCGAAAAAGACACGAAAACGAAGAGACAGTTCTTCGGAAGATGAAAAGTCAAGAACGAGGAAGTCAAGAAAGGATTCTACGAGCGAAGACGAAGGGAAAGTACGTTTGAAAAAATCTAAACGAGATTCAAGTACAGATGATGAAGAGATTGGAGAAAAAGAtgcaaagaaaaagagaaaagcggATGACAGTTCAGATGAAGAAAAAGTGAAGAAAAAACGTAAGAAGAAGACTAAAACTAGCACTAGTGAATCAGAG gAAAGTGaagtagaagaaaagaaaaagaagaaggataaAAAGCACAAGAAACATAAGAAGCATAAGAAACAtagaaaacataaaaagaagaagGTTGCAGATTCTGACGAATCTGATGTAAGTGAAGGTAATACAgaagaattagaaaaaaaacTTCGCGAGAAAGCATTAAAATCGATGAAGAAAGGACACAGCATAGAAGGAAGTGATTGA